A window of the Bombina bombina isolate aBomBom1 chromosome 3, aBomBom1.pri, whole genome shotgun sequence genome harbors these coding sequences:
- the LOC128651662 gene encoding AP-1 complex subunit sigma-3-like yields the protein MIRFLLLFSRQGKLRLQKWYVTLQEKEKQKITQELIHTILTRTPKMSSFVDWKDLKLVYKRYASLYFCFAIEDQDNELLTLEIAYRFVELLDKYFGNVCELDIIFNFEKAYFILDEFLLGGEIQETSKDSVVRAIENSDMLQETMEEYMSKPTF from the coding sequence ATGATCCGTTTCCTCCTTCTGTTCAGTCGCCAAGGGAAGCTACGTCTACAGAAATGGTATGTGACGCTCCAGGAAAAGGAGAAACAAAAGATAACACAGGAATTGATTCACACTATCCTTACTCGAACACCTAAAATGAGCAGCTTTGTTGACTGGAAGGATCTAAAACTTGTGTACAAAAGGTATGCCAGCCTGTACTTCTGCTTTGCAATAGAAGATCAGGATAATGAGCTGCTGACATTGGAGATTGCCTATCGATTTGTGGAGCTATTAGACAAGTACTTTGGGAATGTCTGTGAGCTGGacattatttttaactttgaaaaagCATACTTTATCTTAGATGAGTTCCTGCTGGGTGGAGAAATACAAGAGACCTCCAAAGACTCTGTAGTGAGAGCCATCGAGAATTCTGATATGTTACAAGAGACAATGGAAGAATATATGAGCAAGCCAACTTTCTAG